One genomic window of bacterium includes the following:
- a CDS encoding DNA gyrase subunit B, with protein MATTKGNKNNDYTGDNITILEGLEAVRLRPAMYIGDTEEKGLHHLVYEIVSNAIDEGLAGYATSVKITLEANGGISIEDDGRGIPVDINTKTGLPAVEAAATLLHAGGKFDRGSYKVSGGLHGVGLTVTNALSNEMSITVWRDGFANEIKFSRGKTTQKLTKTKTQGNQQGTKVYFLPDPEIFRNAHEFNLKSIFEMVRRQAYLTAGMKFVIIDSRTENAKENDKDNIEKYLKGASSFTFFFEGGVKSYVMHLNLGEKILNTPFYVRKSVDGTEVEVSLQYKEEFDEQVLCFTNNILNPEGGTHLQGFRIAVTKGINDYFEKNKSEREKDLKLSGEDVREGLTAVISVKVAEPQFEGQTKMKLNNPEVVHQVRAVVEEGLKEYFDQHPKDAQNIISRAVLTSKARAAAKAAREAVTRKGILDGGGLPGKLADCSSKFPAESEIFIVEGDSAGGSAKQGRDRKTQAILPLFGKPLNVEKARIDKVVDQDKLKTLIISLGAGIGDTFDIAKLKYHKIVIMADADVDGAHIATLYMTFFFRYMKQVVEQGYLYIAQPPLYRIELNNGEVIWVQDDEDKERNLKELAEKGRAVKSVQRFKGLGEMNSDQLWETTMNPKNRTLKRITIEDAEEANKIFDILMGEEVLPRKKFIQTHAAEAELDV; from the coding sequence ATGGCAACAACAAAAGGTAATAAAAATAACGATTATACAGGTGACAACATTACAATTCTTGAAGGGCTTGAAGCTGTAAGACTAAGACCAGCAATGTATATAGGAGATACCGAAGAGAAGGGACTCCATCATTTGGTATATGAAATAGTCTCGAATGCAATCGACGAAGGGCTTGCTGGTTATGCGACAAGTGTGAAAATAACTCTAGAAGCTAATGGTGGTATATCTATAGAAGATGATGGTAGAGGTATTCCTGTAGATATCAATACAAAAACTGGACTTCCTGCAGTTGAAGCAGCAGCCACTCTTCTACATGCTGGAGGAAAGTTTGATAGAGGAAGTTACAAAGTTTCGGGCGGATTACACGGAGTAGGTCTAACTGTAACAAATGCTCTGTCAAATGAAATGAGCATCACTGTATGGAGAGATGGATTTGCAAATGAGATAAAGTTCAGTAGAGGAAAAACTACACAAAAACTGACCAAAACCAAAACTCAGGGTAATCAGCAAGGAACGAAAGTCTATTTTTTGCCTGATCCAGAGATATTTCGAAATGCACATGAATTCAATTTGAAATCAATTTTTGAAATGGTCCGACGGCAAGCTTACCTAACAGCTGGAATGAAGTTTGTGATAATAGATAGCAGAACCGAAAATGCGAAAGAAAATGACAAAGACAATATTGAAAAGTATCTGAAAGGAGCTAGTTCATTTACATTTTTCTTTGAGGGTGGAGTGAAAAGCTATGTGATGCACTTGAATTTAGGAGAAAAAATACTAAACACACCTTTCTATGTAAGAAAAAGCGTAGATGGAACAGAAGTAGAGGTTAGCTTGCAATACAAAGAGGAATTTGACGAACAAGTTCTTTGTTTTACGAACAACATCCTCAATCCAGAAGGTGGAACTCATTTACAAGGATTTAGAATAGCAGTTACAAAAGGTATAAATGACTATTTTGAGAAAAATAAATCTGAGAGGGAAAAAGATTTGAAGTTGTCAGGTGAAGATGTGCGAGAGGGTTTGACTGCTGTGATTTCAGTCAAAGTTGCAGAGCCTCAATTTGAAGGTCAGACAAAAATGAAGCTAAACAATCCAGAGGTCGTTCACCAAGTTCGAGCAGTCGTAGAGGAAGGACTAAAAGAATATTTTGATCAACATCCAAAGGATGCTCAAAACATCATTAGTCGGGCAGTATTGACTAGCAAAGCTCGTGCTGCAGCAAAAGCAGCTAGAGAAGCAGTAACTAGAAAAGGTATACTAGATGGAGGCGGGTTACCAGGAAAACTAGCTGATTGTAGTAGCAAATTCCCTGCAGAAAGCGAAATATTTATTGTAGAGGGAGACTCAGCTGGCGGTAGTGCGAAACAAGGAAGAGACAGAAAAACACAAGCAATCTTACCGCTTTTTGGAAAGCCTTTGAATGTAGAAAAGGCCAGAATTGACAAAGTGGTTGATCAAGACAAGTTGAAAACTTTGATTATCTCTTTGGGTGCAGGGATTGGAGACACTTTTGACATAGCGAAGTTGAAGTATCACAAGATTGTCATTATGGCAGATGCTGATGTTGATGGAGCGCACATTGCGACTTTGTACATGACTTTCTTTTTCAGATATATGAAGCAAGTTGTAGAGCAAGGCTATCTATACATTGCTCAACCACCACTATATAGAATTGAATTGAATAATGGTGAAGTGATTTGGGTACAGGATGATGAAGATAAAGAACGAAATTTGAAAGAATTGGCAGAAAAGGGTAGGGCAGTGAAATCAGTTCAAAGGTTCAAAGGTTTGGGAGAGATGAATTCTGATCAATTGTGGGAAACTACTATGAATCCGAAAAACAGAACACTCAAAAGGATAACAATC
- the tadA gene encoding Flp pilus assembly complex ATPase component TadA: protein MISNLPIQNNQPDIGSSTTGKSTQSFQNRANTNVLPNQFPSNLANFGKPNVVATQNPTANNNPNISSFTPILDQLFANGKIGENDYSSSKEEIVKNGVPEEFYIKDHNLSDETDITIAKSKIYNIPYVDLKSLDIEKSIVTKIDSDLARSQTILAFGIGTISSPVISNQGNSEVEALKVAMFDPIDQQKVKFIEAMINGKIIPFIAEESVIRSLIESKYSNDNLIKQDVGKALEDVEHNVIQLQEELLNEDSLARSVQNAPIARIVSMILEYGMKFRASDCHIEPREKKLSVRFRIHGILMEKLDLPSEITNAAVSRIKILSDLKIDEHRIAQDGRFEAQFGKTKVDLRVSIMPTIYGEKIVLRFLDKTSGVFPLEETGLRGNAYKLYKESLSRTQGIILVTGPTGSGKTVTLSSSLAILNKPEVNIVTLEDPVEVRVDGVNQVQINAEVGLTFANGLRAFLRQDPDVIMVGEIRDQETAQLATQAALVGRLVLATLHTNSAAAAIPRLLNMDIEPFLLASTINLVMAQRLPRKICEHCKTVHEPTPEQTKRIHEVLAGIKGYDNWNQGIQRNIPKDDGESSVNTTENSIKLYKGKGCERCNNTGYQGRIGIFEVLKVDEKISKMIVEHRTAAEIEQVAKDNGMITMIQDGFMKMLDGITTFEEVLRVQN, encoded by the coding sequence ATGATATCAAATCTGCCCATTCAAAACAATCAACCTGATATAGGTAGTAGCACTACTGGAAAATCTACGCAATCATTCCAGAATCGAGCGAATACAAATGTATTGCCAAATCAATTTCCATCAAACTTAGCGAATTTTGGCAAACCAAATGTTGTTGCTACACAAAATCCAACTGCGAATAATAATCCAAATATTTCCTCGTTTACACCTATTCTAGATCAACTTTTTGCTAACGGAAAGATCGGAGAGAATGATTACTCAAGTTCAAAGGAAGAGATAGTCAAAAATGGAGTCCCAGAAGAATTTTATATAAAAGATCACAATTTATCAGATGAAACGGATATCACGATTGCAAAGTCAAAAATTTACAATATTCCGTATGTAGATTTGAAATCTTTGGACATTGAAAAGAGTATTGTGACAAAGATAGATTCAGATCTTGCTAGAAGTCAAACTATTTTGGCATTTGGAATCGGAACTATAAGTTCTCCGGTAATTTCTAACCAAGGTAACTCAGAAGTAGAGGCTTTGAAAGTCGCAATGTTTGACCCTATAGATCAGCAAAAGGTCAAGTTTATCGAAGCAATGATAAATGGAAAGATAATTCCATTTATAGCAGAAGAAAGTGTTATCAGGTCGCTTATTGAATCTAAATATAGTAATGATAATTTGATCAAGCAGGATGTCGGAAAGGCACTTGAAGATGTTGAACACAATGTAATTCAATTACAAGAAGAATTACTAAATGAAGATAGTTTGGCTAGAAGTGTCCAAAATGCACCTATAGCTCGGATAGTATCTATGATCTTGGAATATGGCATGAAGTTTCGTGCTTCTGATTGTCACATAGAACCTAGAGAGAAGAAACTTTCTGTGAGGTTTCGAATACATGGTATTTTGATGGAAAAATTAGATCTTCCTTCGGAAATTACAAATGCTGCGGTATCTAGAATCAAGATTTTGTCAGACCTGAAAATTGACGAACATAGAATTGCACAAGATGGAAGATTTGAAGCACAGTTCGGTAAAACGAAGGTTGATCTTCGTGTCTCTATAATGCCGACAATTTACGGTGAAAAGATAGTGTTGAGATTTTTGGACAAAACATCTGGAGTCTTTCCTTTGGAAGAGACTGGCTTAAGGGGAAATGCATACAAATTGTATAAGGAGAGTTTGTCAAGAACGCAAGGGATTATTCTAGTTACCGGACCAACTGGTTCAGGTAAGACTGTAACTTTATCTTCATCTCTTGCTATTCTCAATAAACCTGAGGTAAATATAGTCACATTAGAAGATCCAGTCGAAGTACGAGTGGATGGAGTAAATCAAGTCCAAATAAATGCTGAAGTAGGACTAACTTTTGCTAATGGTCTTAGGGCATTTTTGAGACAAGACCCGGACGTTATCATGGTAGGAGAAATTCGAGATCAAGAAACTGCACAATTGGCAACTCAAGCTGCTCTAGTTGGGAGACTTGTCTTAGCAACATTACATACTAATTCTGCTGCTGCTGCGATTCCTAGGCTTTTAAATATGGATATAGAACCATTTCTACTTGCTTCAACTATAAATTTGGTAATGGCACAAAGATTGCCTAGGAAAATTTGCGAACATTGTAAAACTGTACACGAACCAACACCTGAGCAAACAAAGAGGATTCATGAGGTATTGGCAGGTATCAAAGGTTATGACAATTGGAATCAAGGTATTCAACGAAATATACCGAAAGATGATGGCGAAAGTTCGGTAAATACTACAGAAAATTCAATTAAGCTATACAAAGGTAAAGGTTGTGAACGCTGCAACAATACTGGCTATCAAGGCAGGATAGGGATTTTTGAAGTTCTGAAAGTTGATGAGAAGATATCTAAAATGATTGTCGAACATAGAACAGCAGCAGAAATAGAGCAAGTAGCAAAAGATAATGGAATGATAACAATGATACAAGATGGCTTTATGAAAATGTTGGATGGTATAACTACATTTGAAGAGGTTTTGAGAGTGCAGAATTAA
- a CDS encoding PilT/PilU family type 4a pilus ATPase, whose translation MNLIDLLKTTIEKNASDLHLIAEYEAYIRIDGQLEPLTKILSSDELVEMCMSILTPEQKERFFESKDLDFAYSLESGDRFRINYFYSKNTLSAAFRHLPNTIKSLDELMLPPIFKEITKVQQGFVLLVGPTGSGKSTTLAAMIQEINTRDKRNIITLEDPIEYIYPKVTSIVRQRELYQDTYDWDMAMRAMLREDPNVVLIGEMRDASTIKSALKIAETGHLTFSTLHTNSASETVQRIVNTFPATEQGEIRAMLAQTITAVISQRLVPVFGGGRRAVIELMIQTPAIASLIREGKEFQIDNTIRTSGDFGMITIEKSLVELIRAGQISVEDGQKYARDPGEIIRLMKTI comes from the coding sequence ATGAACCTAATAGATTTACTCAAAACAACAATAGAAAAAAATGCTTCAGATCTACACCTTATAGCAGAGTATGAGGCATATATAAGAATTGATGGTCAGTTAGAACCCCTGACAAAGATACTTAGTAGCGATGAATTGGTAGAAATGTGTATGAGTATATTAACTCCAGAGCAAAAAGAAAGATTTTTTGAATCAAAAGATTTGGACTTTGCATATAGTTTAGAAAGTGGTGATAGATTTAGGATAAACTATTTCTATTCCAAAAATACACTTTCTGCAGCATTTCGCCATTTGCCAAACACAATTAAGTCGTTGGATGAACTTATGTTGCCACCTATTTTCAAGGAGATTACAAAAGTTCAGCAAGGTTTTGTTCTTTTAGTCGGACCTACTGGAAGTGGAAAATCTACTACATTGGCTGCTATGATACAGGAAATAAATACAAGAGATAAAAGAAATATAATTACATTGGAAGATCCTATCGAATATATTTATCCAAAGGTGACTTCAATAGTGAGGCAACGAGAGCTGTACCAAGACACTTATGATTGGGATATGGCAATGCGTGCAATGCTTAGAGAAGATCCGAATGTAGTCTTGATCGGGGAAATGAGAGATGCATCAACTATCAAGTCAGCATTGAAGATAGCTGAAACTGGACATTTGACATTTTCTACCTTACATACAAACTCAGCATCAGAAACAGTACAAAGAATTGTCAATACATTTCCTGCAACTGAACAAGGAGAAATTAGAGCTATGCTTGCTCAAACAATTACTGCAGTGATATCACAAAGGTTGGTCCCAGTGTTTGGGGGTGGCAGACGAGCTGTTATTGAATTGATGATTCAAACTCCGGCAATTGCTAGTCTGATTCGTGAAGGCAAAGAATTTCAGATAGACAATACAATCCGTACATCTGGTGATTTTGGCATGATAACTATAGAAAAATCGCTTGTTGAGCTTATAAGAGCTGGACAAATAAGTGTAGAAGATGGGCAAAAGTATGCTAGAGATCCAGGTGAGATAATTAGATTGATGAAAACAATTTAA
- a CDS encoding type II secretion system F family protein, with protein sequence MKTFIYQVIDLDGKSSSGEIESKSKQELLSNLQRDGYIVVHIEEKSDFDLRSLTRIDMTGVPSKDKVFFMKQFSIMVTAGIPIAEALEILAKQAKNFTLKTILTDVQKNVEDGNSLSESFRKHKKLFTDVQINLLNAGESSGKLPEVIEKITKDIERNREFVAKIKGAMIYPIIVFVVIIFAVIILMVFMIPEMTKLFDSFGAELPKLTQVMVGISNFLNPAKSYGGIILTVISIISLIYLRSYRKTASGKIVTDKVILKVPILGKLTRNLDLAQFTRILSVLLSSGVTISEALRITAGAVGNSLYKSAIFEVVDNVEKGTSVSAAMFQTKAFENVLVYIVDTGEKTGKLAKVLADMADYYEVEVKNMTDNLSKLLEPFILIIVAIMVGVLAMAVYLPIFKMASVIK encoded by the coding sequence ATGAAAACTTTCATATATCAAGTAATTGATTTGGATGGAAAAAGTTCCTCAGGAGAAATTGAATCAAAATCAAAACAAGAACTCCTTTCAAACTTACAAAGAGATGGTTATATAGTTGTCCATATAGAGGAAAAGTCAGATTTTGATCTGAGATCATTAACTAGGATAGATATGACAGGTGTTCCTTCTAAAGATAAAGTGTTTTTTATGAAGCAATTCTCTATAATGGTTACAGCAGGTATACCAATTGCAGAAGCATTGGAAATACTTGCTAAGCAAGCAAAAAATTTCACCCTTAAGACCATTTTGACAGATGTACAGAAAAATGTTGAAGATGGAAATTCATTGAGTGAATCATTTCGTAAGCACAAAAAACTATTTACCGATGTGCAAATAAACCTGCTTAATGCTGGTGAATCTTCAGGTAAATTACCAGAAGTTATTGAAAAAATAACAAAGGATATTGAAAGAAATAGAGAATTTGTAGCAAAAATCAAAGGTGCAATGATTTACCCTATCATAGTTTTTGTAGTTATAATATTTGCAGTAATTATACTTATGGTTTTCATGATTCCTGAAATGACGAAATTATTCGATTCATTTGGAGCAGAACTTCCTAAACTTACTCAAGTTATGGTTGGAATATCAAATTTTTTGAATCCAGCAAAAAGTTATGGAGGTATAATTCTTACAGTCATATCGATCATATCATTGATCTATTTAAGATCATACAGGAAGACTGCATCAGGAAAAATAGTAACAGATAAAGTAATATTGAAAGTACCTATACTTGGAAAGTTAACTAGAAATTTGGATTTAGCTCAGTTTACTAGAATTTTGTCAGTGCTTTTAAGTTCTGGAGTTACCATTTCTGAAGCACTAAGAATTACTGCTGGAGCCGTTGGCAATTCTTTGTACAAAAGTGCAATCTTTGAAGTTGTTGATAATGTAGAGAAAGGAACTTCCGTCTCAGCTGCGATGTTTCAGACCAAGGCATTTGAGAATGTTCTGGTATATATAGTAGATACAGGTGAAAAGACTGGTAAGCTAGCCAAGGTTTTGGCAGATATGGCAGATTACTATGAGGTTGAAGTAAAAAATATGACGGATAATTTATCCAAGCTTCTTGAACCATTTATACTTATTATCGTTGCTATAATGGTTGGCGTTCTTGCAATGGCGGTATATTTGCCAATATTTAAAATGGCAAGTGTCATAAAGTAG
- a CDS encoding type II secretion system protein, with product MTNTKKLLQTNSAFTLVELLVVMVIIAILVVAGLAGLNYAQRAARDTARLADTRSVVTYIQDYYRQYKQYPTALTRSGQIIYATMPSGGNYGTGITMSTKGLNAINVLAPSATAPTTAAVNTSCGTSTADSWRVVYQPSSNTNPQTFFLYACQESGGSSENLSPASN from the coding sequence ATGACAAACACAAAAAAACTTTTACAAACAAATTCCGCATTCACCTTAGTTGAACTTTTGGTCGTTATGGTTATCATAGCCATATTGGTAGTTGCAGGTTTGGCTGGGCTAAACTATGCACAAAGAGCAGCTAGAGATACTGCTAGACTTGCTGATACAAGATCTGTAGTTACATATATACAAGACTACTATAGACAATATAAACAATATCCTACAGCTCTTACAAGGTCTGGTCAGATTATTTATGCTACTATGCCTTCTGGAGGAAACTATGGTACCGGAATTACAATGAGTACAAAAGGTCTAAATGCTATAAATGTTCTGGCACCAAGTGCTACAGCACCAACTACTGCAGCCGTAAACACTAGCTGTGGCACATCTACAGCTGATTCTTGGAGAGTAGTTTATCAACCATCTTCTAATACGAATCCACAAACATTCTTTCTTTATGCTTGCCAAGAAAGTGGTGGTTCTTCAGAGAATTTGTCACCAGCAAGTAATTAA
- the secF gene encoding protein translocase subunit SecF, with amino-acid sequence MKFSFTKNNKIYLFITILLLILSIISIAIWGLKLSIDFKGGTIIEYKLQDIEVEEFREYIDSLADKPKKVFFGNGNFKALYDPLDEENIKAINLSLSEKFPNAIKISSETISSDTGRSQAVSAMTAIFIASAGIVLYLTYTFREVPKPFNSFQFGISAILALLHDALIVIGIFAILGHFWGIEIDLLFVTAILTVIGFSVHDTIVVFDRIREKAMLSRKSREVKLDMSQTIDESLHETLARSIILTLTTVIVLVAMFLLGPVTLKWFIGALLIGMISGTYSSIFVASQLLLLFQSRRIKK; translated from the coding sequence ATGAAATTTAGCTTTACAAAAAACAATAAAATTTACCTGTTTATAACTATCTTGCTTCTTATACTAAGTATAATATCTATAGCAATTTGGGGACTGAAATTGAGTATAGATTTCAAAGGTGGAACAATTATCGAATATAAACTGCAAGATATAGAAGTAGAAGAATTTAGAGAATATATAGATAGCTTAGCAGATAAACCAAAAAAAGTTTTTTTTGGCAATGGTAACTTCAAAGCTCTCTACGATCCTTTGGATGAAGAGAATATAAAAGCTATCAACCTATCCCTGTCAGAAAAGTTTCCCAATGCGATAAAGATCAGCTCGGAAACAATTTCAAGTGATACAGGAAGATCGCAAGCTGTATCTGCCATGACTGCAATATTTATTGCTTCTGCTGGTATAGTATTATACTTGACATATACATTTCGGGAAGTTCCAAAACCTTTCAATTCATTTCAATTTGGGATTTCCGCAATACTGGCTCTTCTACATGATGCTCTAATAGTCATTGGTATATTTGCTATACTTGGACATTTCTGGGGAATCGAGATTGACCTTCTTTTTGTTACTGCAATCCTTACAGTAATTGGATTCTCTGTTCATGACACTATAGTCGTATTTGATAGGATAAGGGAAAAGGCAATGCTTTCAAGGAAATCAAGAGAGGTGAAGCTTGATATGTCTCAAACTATAGACGAATCTTTGCATGAAACATTAGCTAGATCAATCATCTTGACCCTAACTACAGTTATAGTTCTAGTAGCTATGTTCCTACTTGGTCCTGTAACTTTGAAATGGTTTATTGGAGCACTCTTGATCGGTATGATTTCTGGGACTTATAGTTCTATATTTGTTGCAAGCCAGCTTTTGCTTCTATTTCAAAGTAGAAGGATAAAGAAGTAA
- the secD gene encoding protein translocase subunit SecD, with translation MSRSKIFLYLLTIITFVSLLIIFPETRIKRDIVLNDLSPVSRIFAFLASKNFIDNQKIYEVTTQNSNDSKKIYPIDKTLKTPIGNPSFNLGLDLQGGTYVALKANMSEIPDENKLESLQSAKKIVENRINQFGINETNIFTSINGDDYKVIIEIPGSGANVEEKIATLKQAANLEFWQKKSSDLVDTSSLSLEYDIYLNYEKTDITGKDLKTANAILAQEGGLNTDGTQNYWIQLEFTEEGAKKFENVARNNLGKVVAIMFDNQILSAPQINLDYFSSGGSSNRPVIQGSFTQEESSQISNLLRAGALPVPLELAEERLVDPTLGKDALEKVFVAGGVGIFILIVFMIILYKKLGIIASVALILYTIYNLAIIKLLGITLTLAGIAGFILSIGMAVDANVLIFERIKEERKRGASMNTSIKLGFAHAWTSIRDSNTSTLMTSLILFLFGSTITKGFSVNLSLGVIVSLFTAIFITRRLLRVARGLSS, from the coding sequence ATGTCAAGATCAAAAATATTTTTGTACTTACTAACTATTATTACCTTTGTAAGTCTATTGATAATCTTTCCGGAGACACGGATTAAAAGAGACATCGTCTTAAATGACTTATCTCCAGTATCGAGAATCTTTGCATTTTTAGCTTCAAAAAATTTTATTGACAATCAAAAGATTTATGAAGTAACTACTCAAAATTCTAATGACTCGAAAAAGATATATCCTATAGACAAAACCTTAAAAACTCCTATTGGTAATCCAAGTTTCAACTTAGGTTTAGATTTACAAGGAGGTACTTATGTAGCGCTCAAGGCAAATATGTCTGAGATTCCTGATGAAAATAAACTGGAAAGCTTACAAAGTGCCAAAAAAATAGTAGAAAATAGGATAAATCAATTTGGCATAAACGAAACAAATATATTTACATCTATCAATGGTGATGATTATAAAGTCATCATTGAGATACCTGGCAGTGGTGCAAATGTTGAAGAAAAGATTGCAACATTGAAACAAGCTGCAAATCTTGAATTTTGGCAGAAGAAAAGTTCTGACTTGGTTGATACTTCAAGTCTATCACTTGAATATGATATTTACTTAAATTATGAAAAAACAGATATTACTGGAAAAGATTTGAAAACAGCAAATGCAATTCTTGCTCAAGAAGGAGGTTTGAATACTGACGGCACTCAAAATTATTGGATCCAATTGGAATTTACTGAAGAAGGAGCAAAGAAATTTGAAAATGTAGCTAGAAATAATTTGGGGAAAGTAGTTGCTATAATGTTTGATAACCAAATCCTGTCAGCTCCACAAATTAACCTGGATTACTTTTCTAGTGGTGGGTCTTCCAACAGACCAGTTATACAAGGTAGTTTTACTCAAGAAGAATCAAGCCAGATTTCAAACCTACTTAGAGCTGGTGCTTTGCCAGTTCCATTAGAATTAGCGGAGGAAAGATTGGTGGATCCTACGCTAGGAAAAGATGCACTAGAGAAAGTTTTTGTAGCCGGTGGAGTAGGGATATTCATACTTATTGTATTTATGATTATTCTTTACAAAAAGCTTGGAATTATCGCCTCGGTTGCTTTAATTTTATATACTATATACAATCTTGCGATTATAAAGTTACTTGGCATTACCCTAACATTAGCTGGAATTGCTGGTTTCATACTTTCGATAGGGATGGCAGTGGATGCAAATGTACTTATATTTGAAAGAATCAAAGAGGAAAGAAAGCGTGGTGCAAGTATGAATACATCTATAAAACTTGGTTTTGCACATGCATGGACATCTATAAGAGATTCCAATACTAGTACGCTGATGACTTCTCTCATATTATTTTTGTTTGGTAGCACTATCACAAAAGGCTTTTCTGTCAACCTTTCACTCGGAGTTATAGTATCTTTGTTCACTGCTATATTTATCACAAGAAGGCTTTTGAGGGTAGCTAGAGGTTTGTCTTCATAA
- a CDS encoding HEPN domain-containing protein, with amino-acid sequence MTSSCIKIDKVIAYLTPLNKTSKRWNVWLRQAEFDIAASRISFNNHFFEWSCYQSEQAVEKALKSVLVFSGYRPPKVHKIALLVAMCNSANSNFKHIQFRFKTIESLTFISRYPFLVPGEQGTPHEYISERDAAESLEEAIDILDKIRTLLYVK; translated from the coding sequence TTGACATCGTCATGTATTAAGATTGACAAAGTCATAGCTTACCTTACACCTCTAAACAAAACTTCAAAAAGATGGAATGTCTGGCTAAGACAGGCAGAATTTGATATCGCTGCATCTAGAATTAGTTTCAACAATCATTTTTTTGAATGGTCATGTTACCAATCAGAACAAGCAGTAGAAAAGGCATTGAAATCAGTTTTGGTTTTTTCAGGTTATAGACCACCAAAGGTTCATAAAATTGCATTACTTGTAGCTATGTGCAATTCAGCAAACAGCAACTTCAAACACATTCAATTTAGATTTAAGACAATTGAAAGTTTGACTTTTATATCCAGGTATCCTTTTCTAGTTCCAGGAGAACAAGGAACCCCACATGAATATATCTCTGAGAGAGATGCTGCAGAATCACTTGAAGAAGCGATAGATATTTTGGACAAGATTCGAACATTATTATATGTGAAATGA
- a CDS encoding winged helix-turn-helix transcriptional regulator, protein MLDNLLTSKTRIEILKLFLLDNDVELHLREIARRIEAEPNAVKRELENLQSVGVLKSKKDLQRNLFSLGNFPQCKSLRNLFWIDYMICGDVISENALKNLQKLIITKNYLYNAKQLNKNSENEIDIAFVGEIEINILEEFMQKMERKYERILNYTVMSMEEWNMKLMRRELQLMGWLLNDHIELDIN, encoded by the coding sequence ATGTTAGATAATTTACTTACTTCAAAAACTAGGATTGAAATACTGAAATTATTTTTACTAGATAACGATGTCGAACTTCACTTACGAGAAATAGCTAGAAGAATTGAAGCTGAACCAAATGCTGTCAAAAGAGAACTCGAAAACTTGCAATCTGTCGGAGTACTAAAGTCTAAAAAAGATCTTCAAAGAAATTTATTTTCTTTAGGTAATTTCCCACAATGTAAGTCTTTGAGAAACCTTTTTTGGATTGATTACATGATATGTGGTGATGTTATTTCAGAAAATGCACTCAAAAATCTTCAAAAGTTGATTATAACGAAAAATTACTTATATAATGCAAAACAACTAAATAAAAATTCAGAAAATGAAATTGACATAGCATTCGTTGGAGAGATAGAAATAAATATACTCGAAGAGTTTATGCAAAAAATGGAAAGAAAGTATGAAAGAATACTAAATTATACAGTCATGAGTATGGAAGAATGGAATATGAAGCTGATGCGAAGAGAATTGCAACTCATGGGTTGGCTTTTGAATGATCACATCGAATTGGATATAAATTAA